In one Hymenobacter sp. DG25B genomic region, the following are encoded:
- a CDS encoding glycosyltransferase family 2 protein, with protein sequence MLYVIIPVFNRWAFTQACLSSLRQQTYQHFRVLVVDDGSTDGTAEALGREFPEVEVLRGNGELFWTAGVNMGIRQALGYGATHVLTLNNDVVATPAFLENMLLWARRQPHAVLGALELDASTRQPIYGGERFSWLTHRSAFLLQQLPAEERQGLHPVTYLPGRGLLIPGEVLRTIGLFDERRLPHYLADYDYTSVARRRGFPVYINYDAHLLTYPEESGQQQTRRRRSLRGYYQHLFGIRGGGNLLNFTHFALKNCPPLLLPLFLLNGYLRRLGGYFLPHKLA encoded by the coding sequence ATGCTCTACGTTATTATTCCGGTTTTCAACCGCTGGGCGTTTACGCAGGCCTGCTTAAGCTCGCTCCGCCAGCAAACCTACCAGCACTTCCGCGTGCTTGTGGTAGATGATGGCTCTACCGATGGCACCGCTGAGGCGCTGGGGCGGGAATTTCCGGAGGTAGAAGTGCTGCGCGGCAACGGCGAGCTATTCTGGACGGCCGGCGTGAATATGGGCATCCGGCAGGCCTTGGGCTACGGTGCTACCCACGTTCTCACCCTGAACAATGATGTGGTGGCAACGCCTGCTTTTCTGGAGAACATGCTGCTCTGGGCCCGCCGGCAGCCCCACGCGGTGCTGGGCGCCCTGGAGCTGGACGCCTCAACCCGGCAGCCTATTTATGGGGGGGAGCGGTTTAGCTGGCTCACGCACCGCAGTGCCTTTCTGCTGCAGCAGCTGCCCGCCGAGGAGCGCCAGGGCCTGCACCCGGTTACCTACCTGCCAGGCCGGGGCCTGCTGATTCCGGGGGAAGTGCTGCGTACCATTGGCCTCTTTGATGAGCGCCGCCTGCCCCACTACCTCGCCGACTATGACTACACCAGTGTGGCGCGCCGGCGGGGGTTTCCAGTCTACATCAACTATGACGCCCACCTGCTGACCTACCCCGAGGAAAGCGGCCAGCAGCAAACCCGGCGGCGGCGCAGCCTGCGCGGCTACTACCAGCATCTGTTCGGCATTCGGGGCGGCGGCAACTTATTGAATTTCACCCACTTTGCCCTAAAAAATTGTCCACCCCTGCTGTTGCCGCTGTTTTTACTGAACGGGTATCTGCGGCGGCTGGGCGGGTATTTTCTACCGCATAAACTGGCCTGA